One Pasteurella dagmatis DNA segment encodes these proteins:
- a CDS encoding chorismate lyase, giving the protein MCDYSQFIQQANWLSPEDMNVPLHIENWLSLSTSLTAQLRSSFPTINIQVLTEYWVNSVSQNEQDFFVRTHKQFWCREVLLNSDTQPLIFARTLIPNTLLAAHSELQQLGNRALGEWLFTRPDRIRTKLEWSYEPDKKFYARRALMQIGHETMMVAELFLASDIFTRRIK; this is encoded by the coding sequence ATGTGTGATTATTCTCAATTTATTCAGCAAGCGAATTGGTTATCACCTGAGGATATGAATGTCCCACTACATATTGAAAACTGGTTGAGTTTATCTACATCACTCACTGCACAATTGAGATCCTCCTTCCCTACTATTAATATACAAGTTCTCACTGAATATTGGGTTAATAGCGTTAGTCAAAATGAACAGGATTTTTTTGTTCGAACCCATAAGCAATTTTGGTGTCGCGAAGTTTTATTAAATAGTGATACACAGCCACTGATTTTTGCTAGAACTCTGATACCTAACACTTTATTAGCTGCCCATTCAGAATTGCAACAGTTGGGTAATCGCGCTCTGGGTGAATGGCTTTTTACGCGACCAGATCGCATAAGAACTAAATTAGAATGGTCGTATGAGCCCGATAAAAAATTTTATGCACGTCGTGCATTAATGCAAATTGGTCATGAAACAATGATGGTAGCGGAATTATTTTTAGCTTCAGATATTTTTACGAGAAGAATAAAATGA
- a CDS encoding entericidin A/B family lipoprotein, translated as MKKLIAVLLSATFALSLTACETTKGMGKDIQKVGSKIENAASK; from the coding sequence ATGAAAAAATTAATTGCTGTTTTATTATCTGCAACATTTGCATTAAGTTTAACTGCTTGTGAAACTACTAAAGGTATGGGGAAAGATATTCAAAAAGTGGGTTCTAAAATCGAGAACGCAGCAAGTAAGTAA
- the msrB gene encoding peptide-methionine (R)-S-oxide reductase MsrB → MKKREEMTDMQVHICLNQGTEHPFTGKLLNQHKKGLYRCVVCHSPLFVSDTKFDAGCGWPSFFEAISPEAIRYLDDYKLSRPRVEIRCGKCDSHLGHVFEDGPEPTGLRYCVNSVSMAFEDLETGEIIEG, encoded by the coding sequence ATGAAAAAAAGGGAAGAAATGACGGATATGCAAGTACATATCTGTTTAAATCAGGGCACAGAACATCCATTTACTGGAAAATTATTAAATCAACATAAAAAAGGACTATATCGCTGTGTCGTGTGCCATTCGCCACTTTTTGTTTCTGATACAAAATTTGATGCGGGTTGTGGTTGGCCAAGCTTTTTTGAAGCTATATCACCAGAAGCTATTCGTTATTTGGATGATTATAAGTTATCACGTCCTCGAGTGGAAATTCGTTGTGGTAAATGTGATTCACATTTGGGACACGTGTTTGAAGATGGTCCTGAACCAACAGGTTTACGTTACTGTGTGAATTCAGTTTCTATGGCATTTGAAGATTTAGAAACAGGAGAGATTATCGAAGGATAA
- the rpoZ gene encoding DNA-directed RNA polymerase subunit omega: MARVTVQDAVEKIGNRFDLILTAARRARQLQLHIREPLVPEDNDKPTVIALREIEKGLINNDIMNAQERYDALEKENSELHAVSLLSNNQ, encoded by the coding sequence ATGGCTCGTGTAACAGTACAAGATGCGGTAGAGAAAATTGGTAACCGTTTTGATTTAATTTTGACCGCAGCGCGTCGTGCAAGACAATTACAGTTACATATTCGTGAACCTTTAGTGCCAGAAGATAATGACAAACCAACCGTTATAGCATTACGTGAAATTGAAAAAGGTTTGATCAATAACGACATTATGAATGCACAAGAGCGTTATGATGCGTTAGAAAAAGAAAACTCTGAATTACACGCTGTTTCTTTGTTATCTAACAATCAATAA
- the gap gene encoding type I glyceraldehyde-3-phosphate dehydrogenase gives MAIKIGINGFGRIGRIVFRAAQHRDDIEVVGINDLIDVEYMAYMLKYDSTHGRFDGTVEVKDGNLVVNGKSIRVTAERDPANLKWDEIGVDIAVEATGLFLDDATARKHITAGAKKVVLTGPSKDATPMFVRGVNFDKYEGQDIVSNASCTTNCLAPLAKVIHEKFGIKDGLMTTVHATTATQKTVDGPSAKDWRGGRGASQNIIPSSTGAAKAVGKVLPALNGKLTGMAFRVPTTNVSVVDLTVNLEKPATYAEICAEIKRASENEMKGVLGYTEDAVVSTDFNGCTLTSVFDAAAGIALTDTFVKLVSWYDNEAGYSNKVLDLVALVHNYKA, from the coding sequence ATGGCAATTAAAATTGGTATCAACGGCTTTGGCCGTATCGGTCGTATCGTATTCCGTGCTGCACAACATCGTGATGACATCGAAGTTGTAGGTATCAACGACTTAATCGATGTTGAATATATGGCTTATATGCTTAAATACGATTCAACTCACGGTCGTTTCGATGGTACTGTTGAAGTAAAAGATGGCAACTTAGTTGTTAACGGTAAATCAATCCGTGTAACTGCTGAGCGTGATCCAGCGAACTTAAAATGGGACGAAATCGGTGTAGATATCGCAGTTGAAGCAACTGGTTTATTCTTAGATGATGCAACAGCACGTAAACACATCACTGCGGGTGCGAAAAAAGTTGTTTTAACTGGTCCATCTAAAGATGCAACTCCAATGTTCGTAAGAGGTGTAAACTTCGATAAATATGAAGGTCAAGATATCGTTTCTAACGCATCTTGTACAACTAACTGCTTAGCACCATTAGCAAAAGTAATTCACGAGAAATTTGGTATTAAAGATGGTTTAATGACAACTGTTCACGCAACAACAGCAACACAAAAAACAGTTGACGGTCCATCAGCAAAAGACTGGCGTGGTGGTCGTGGTGCTTCACAAAATATTATTCCTTCATCAACTGGTGCAGCTAAAGCAGTAGGTAAAGTATTACCAGCATTAAACGGAAAATTAACAGGTATGGCTTTCCGTGTTCCTACTACAAACGTATCTGTTGTTGATTTAACCGTTAACTTAGAAAAACCAGCAACTTACGCTGAAATCTGTGCAGAAATCAAACGTGCTTCTGAAAACGAAATGAAAGGCGTTTTAGGTTATACTGAAGATGCTGTAGTTTCTACAGACTTCAACGGCTGTACATTAACCTCTGTATTTGATGCAGCAGCAGGTATCGCATTAACAGATACATTCGTGAAATTAGTTTCTTGGTATGACAACGAAGCAGGTTATTCTAACAAAGTGTTAGACTTAGTGGCATTAGTTCACAACTATAAAGCTTAA
- the recG gene encoding ATP-dependent DNA helicase RecG: protein MSIQFLDAVPITTLSGVGPAVSEKLSRIGIHNLQDLLFHLPIRYEDRTRITPIKDLRPESYATIEGIVQTCEVQFGKRPILSVSLSDGTSKISLRFFNFNAGMKSSLQPGARVKAFGEIKRGRFMAEIHHPDYQILRDNVPSVLEETLTPIYSTTEGLKQNSLRKLTDQALAVLDKIQIAEILPNEFNPHPFSLKEAIRFLHRPPPDTSLEALENGKHPAQQRLIFEELLAHNLAMQKVRLGTQQFSAYPLHYRSDLKQRFLAQLPFKPTNAQARVTQDIERDLANPFPMMRLVQGDVGSGKTLVAALAAILAIDNGKQVALMAPTEILAEQHTASFRRWLEPLGIEVGWLAGKVKGKARQTELEDIRTGKVQMVVGTHALFQENVEFSDLALVIVDEQHRFGVHQRLMLREKGKKADMYPHQLIMTATPIPRTLAMTVYADLDTSIIDELPPGRTPITTVAISEDRRAEVIARVNNACVNEKRQAYWVCTLIDESEVLEAQAAAAIAEDLRKILPHLRIGLVHGRMKPAEKQEIMTAFKSAEIDLLVATTVIEVGVDVPNASLMIIENAERLGLSQLHQLRGRVGRGTTASFCVLMYKPPLGKISQKRLQVLRETQDGFVISEKDLEIRGPGEVLGTKQTGIAEFKVANLLRDRKMIPTVQYYARRLIVEQPDIAAKLTQRWLNQREIYTNV, encoded by the coding sequence ATGAGCATCCAATTTCTTGATGCTGTCCCGATAACCACGCTTTCAGGTGTTGGACCAGCCGTTTCAGAAAAACTTAGTCGGATTGGCATCCATAATCTCCAAGATTTGTTATTCCATCTACCTATCCGTTATGAAGATCGTACAAGAATAACCCCAATTAAAGATCTTCGTCCAGAATCTTACGCTACCATTGAAGGAATTGTACAAACTTGTGAAGTGCAGTTTGGCAAACGCCCGATTTTAAGTGTTTCTTTATCTGATGGCACATCAAAAATCTCGTTACGCTTTTTTAATTTTAATGCAGGTATGAAATCAAGTTTGCAACCTGGTGCGAGAGTTAAGGCTTTTGGTGAAATTAAACGTGGTCGTTTTATGGCAGAGATTCATCATCCTGACTATCAGATTCTTCGTGATAATGTACCGTCGGTTTTAGAAGAAACACTAACGCCTATTTATTCTACAACAGAAGGTCTAAAACAAAATTCATTACGTAAGCTGACTGATCAAGCCTTAGCTGTATTAGATAAAATTCAAATTGCAGAAATTCTGCCTAATGAATTTAATCCTCATCCGTTTAGCTTAAAAGAGGCTATTCGTTTTTTACATCGTCCTCCGCCAGATACATCCCTTGAAGCATTGGAAAACGGTAAGCATCCCGCACAACAACGCCTGATTTTTGAAGAGTTGTTAGCGCATAATTTAGCGATGCAAAAAGTGCGGTTAGGGACGCAGCAATTTTCTGCTTATCCATTGCATTATCGTAGTGATTTAAAGCAGCGTTTTTTGGCTCAGTTACCATTTAAGCCAACAAATGCACAAGCTCGTGTAACACAAGATATTGAGCGAGATCTAGCTAATCCTTTCCCTATGATGCGATTAGTGCAAGGCGATGTTGGTTCTGGTAAAACTTTAGTTGCTGCACTTGCCGCAATTTTAGCGATTGATAATGGTAAGCAGGTAGCTTTGATGGCACCAACTGAGATTCTAGCAGAGCAACATACTGCAAGTTTTCGTCGTTGGTTAGAACCATTGGGTATTGAGGTTGGCTGGTTAGCAGGAAAAGTCAAAGGTAAAGCTCGTCAGACTGAATTAGAAGACATTCGTACAGGGAAAGTCCAAATGGTGGTGGGAACACATGCCCTGTTCCAAGAAAATGTAGAGTTTTCTGATCTTGCGTTAGTAATTGTGGACGAACAGCATCGCTTTGGTGTACACCAACGTTTAATGCTTAGGGAAAAGGGTAAAAAAGCTGATATGTATCCACATCAATTAATTATGACAGCAACACCAATCCCGAGAACTCTAGCGATGACAGTTTATGCTGATTTAGATACTTCGATTATTGATGAATTACCTCCTGGCCGAACACCAATTACGACAGTGGCAATTTCAGAGGATAGAAGAGCAGAGGTGATCGCTCGAGTCAATAATGCTTGCGTAAATGAGAAACGTCAAGCCTATTGGGTATGTACTTTGATTGATGAGTCAGAAGTGTTGGAAGCACAAGCTGCAGCAGCAATTGCGGAAGATCTTCGAAAAATTTTACCGCACTTACGTATAGGCTTAGTACATGGAAGAATGAAGCCAGCAGAAAAACAAGAAATTATGACTGCATTTAAGAGCGCAGAAATTGATTTATTAGTCGCAACAACCGTAATTGAGGTTGGCGTTGATGTTCCGAATGCGAGTTTAATGATTATTGAAAATGCGGAGCGTCTTGGTTTGTCGCAATTACACCAGTTACGTGGGCGTGTAGGACGGGGAACAACTGCATCATTTTGTGTATTAATGTATAAGCCACCATTGGGTAAAATTTCACAAAAACGCTTACAAGTGCTAAGAGAAACACAAGATGGTTTTGTTATTTCAGAAAAAGATTTGGAAATTCGGGGACCGGGTGAAGTGTTAGGCACAAAGCAAACAGGGATTGCAGAGTTTAAAGTGGCAAATTTGCTACGTGATCGAAAAATGATACCAACAGTGCAATATTATGCTCGTCGTTTAATTGTTGAACAACCTGATATTGCAGCAAAACTTACTCAACGTTGGCTCAACCAACGGGAGATTTATACGAATGTGTGA
- a CDS encoding AMP-dependent synthetase/ligase, whose protein sequence is MSNLNLHFVNRIREQSKRLSNDTALRYHAEDSWKDISWQQFQQEIDAFSYALLANNIDIQDKIAIFAHNMPRWTIADIGSLQTRAIVVPIYATSAAKQVEYILNNADVKILFVGDQEEYNCALDIFENCPQLQKIVAMKEDINLQEHPKAVSWQSFIAEGSVQQQTLLQERLDSKSLSDLFTLIYTSGTTGEPKGVMLDYANLAHQLEAHDTAFTTLNVNQYDVSLSFLPFSHIFERAWVAYVLHRGAVNCYLEDSNKVREALSELRPTLMCAVPRFYEKIYTAVWDKVQKASFIRRTIFNWAISIGQKRFELARQTKPIPFILRKKYALADKLVLSKLRKLLGGRIKMMPCGGAKLEPTIGLFFHSIGINIKLGYGMTETTATVSCWKDNSFDPNSIGTLMPGTEVKIGENNEILVRGGMVMRGYYKKPQETKETFTEDGFLKTGDAGEFDANGNLYITDRIKELMKTSNGKYIAPQYIETKVGKDKFIEQIAVIADAKKYVSALIVPCFTSLEEHAKQLNIKYQDRMELIKHSEIIKMFEQRINELQKELPSFEQIKKFTLLPQAFTTKMEEITPTLKLRRKVILERYKAQIEAMYKEYTHKKD, encoded by the coding sequence ATGAGTAATTTGAATTTACATTTTGTTAACCGTATTCGTGAACAATCTAAGCGTTTATCAAATGATACTGCCCTACGCTATCACGCTGAAGACAGCTGGAAAGACATTAGTTGGCAACAATTCCAACAAGAAATAGATGCGTTTTCTTACGCTTTATTAGCAAATAATATTGATATTCAAGATAAGATTGCGATCTTTGCACACAATATGCCACGTTGGACAATTGCTGATATTGGTTCATTACAAACTCGTGCCATTGTCGTGCCTATTTATGCAACAAGTGCAGCCAAACAAGTTGAATACATTCTCAATAATGCAGATGTAAAAATTTTATTCGTCGGCGATCAAGAAGAGTACAACTGTGCGCTAGATATTTTTGAAAACTGCCCACAGTTACAAAAAATTGTCGCAATGAAAGAAGATATTAATTTACAAGAACACCCTAAAGCAGTGAGTTGGCAATCCTTCATTGCTGAAGGTTCTGTTCAACAACAAACCTTACTACAAGAACGTTTAGATAGCAAATCATTAAGTGATTTATTCACTTTAATTTATACCTCTGGCACCACCGGCGAACCCAAAGGGGTTATGTTAGATTATGCCAACCTTGCACACCAATTGGAAGCACACGATACCGCATTTACCACATTAAATGTGAATCAGTACGATGTATCACTGTCATTTTTACCGTTCTCACATATTTTTGAACGTGCTTGGGTGGCATATGTACTTCACCGTGGTGCTGTAAACTGTTACCTTGAAGATAGCAATAAAGTGCGTGAAGCCCTTTCTGAACTTCGTCCAACATTAATGTGTGCAGTACCTCGTTTTTATGAAAAAATTTATACTGCTGTATGGGATAAAGTACAAAAAGCATCATTTATACGTCGCACAATTTTTAACTGGGCAATTTCGATTGGACAAAAACGCTTTGAATTAGCACGCCAAACAAAACCAATTCCGTTTATCTTACGTAAGAAATATGCTCTTGCGGATAAATTGGTTCTCTCTAAATTACGCAAATTGCTCGGTGGGCGTATTAAAATGATGCCTTGTGGTGGTGCAAAACTTGAACCCACTATCGGGCTATTCTTCCACAGTATTGGTATCAACATCAAACTAGGCTATGGTATGACAGAAACTACAGCTACAGTTTCTTGTTGGAAAGATAATAGCTTTGATCCAAATTCAATTGGCACATTAATGCCTGGTACTGAAGTAAAAATCGGTGAAAACAACGAAATTCTAGTGCGTGGTGGAATGGTAATGCGTGGTTACTATAAAAAACCACAAGAAACCAAAGAAACTTTCACTGAAGATGGCTTCTTGAAAACAGGTGATGCCGGTGAATTTGATGCTAATGGAAACCTTTATATTACTGACCGAATTAAAGAATTGATGAAAACCTCGAACGGTAAATATATTGCACCACAATACATTGAAACAAAAGTGGGTAAAGACAAATTCATTGAGCAAATTGCCGTCATTGCAGATGCAAAAAAATATGTGTCTGCATTGATTGTACCTTGCTTTACGAGCCTAGAAGAACACGCCAAGCAGCTCAATATTAAGTATCAAGATCGAATGGAGCTGATTAAACATTCTGAAATTATAAAAATGTTTGAGCAACGCATTAATGAGCTACAAAAAGAACTACCGAGCTTCGAGCAAATCAAAAAATTTACTTTGTTACCACAAGCGTTTACTACAAAGATGGAAGAGATTACACCAACTTTAAAACTCCGTCGTAAAGTGATTTTGGAACGCTACAAAGCTCAAATCGAAGCAATGTATAAAGAATACACTCACAAGAAAGACTAA
- the spoT gene encoding bifunctional GTP diphosphokinase/guanosine-3',5'-bis pyrophosphate 3'-pyrophosphohydrolase, with protein sequence MYLFESLNRIIEAYLPAEQIELVKRAYVIARDAHEGQSRSSGEPYITHPVAVASIIAEMRLDHEAVMAALLHDVIEDTPYTEEQLETEFGKSVAEIVEGVSKLDKLKFRTRKEAAAENFRKMILAMTRDIRVVLIKLADRTHNMRTLGALRPDKRRRIAKETLEIYSPLAHRLGIEHIKNELEDLGFEAMHPQRYAVLQKVVQVARGNRKDMIQRITNEIKGRLEDVGINARVFGREKHLYAIYQKMKLKDQQFHSIMDIYAFRAVVKDIDTCYRVLGQMHGLYKPRPGRVKDYIAVPKANGYQSLHTSMIGPHGVPVEVQIRTEEMDQMAEMGVAAHWAYKEGGKNDSTTVQIRAQRWLQSLIELQQSVGNSFEFIESVKSEFFPKEIYVFTPKGRIVELPVGATPVDFAYAVHTDIGHSCIAANVDRKSYPLSQALTSGQTVDIITLPNSQPSAGWLNFVVTAKARTNIRNFLKNLRGGEALALGKRQLSRALAPTKVEDLAPEKVQTLLTELKLESFDNLLIEIGLGNQMSAVIAYRLLGELIEIDTDGDTSNNKHPLEIKNTGGLLTTFAQCCHPIPGDPIVAYTSSGKGLVIHHEFCANLKNHKDSPEHYIPVEWEQSDNIIDFEAELRIEMINQHGALPNLTTAISSLGSNIQSIWTEEQEGRMYQIIVLLTVTDTKHLANIIRKIKTIPGFVNIERNINQ encoded by the coding sequence TTGTATCTTTTTGAAAGTTTAAATCGAATTATTGAGGCATATTTGCCGGCAGAACAGATTGAACTAGTAAAACGTGCGTACGTTATTGCTCGTGATGCACACGAGGGACAGTCGCGTTCTAGCGGTGAACCTTATATTACACACCCAGTTGCCGTCGCATCAATTATTGCTGAAATGCGTTTAGATCACGAAGCAGTGATGGCAGCGTTGTTGCATGATGTAATTGAAGACACTCCCTATACCGAAGAACAGCTTGAAACTGAATTTGGTAAAAGTGTGGCAGAAATTGTGGAAGGCGTATCAAAACTTGATAAATTGAAGTTCCGCACTCGCAAAGAAGCGGCTGCAGAAAACTTCCGAAAAATGATTTTAGCAATGACACGAGACATTCGAGTCGTTTTGATTAAACTCGCCGATAGAACTCACAATATGCGCACGCTGGGTGCTTTACGTCCTGATAAACGCCGCCGTATTGCCAAAGAAACTCTTGAAATTTACAGTCCACTTGCTCATCGATTAGGGATTGAGCATATTAAAAATGAGCTTGAAGATCTTGGCTTTGAGGCGATGCATCCGCAACGCTATGCTGTATTGCAAAAAGTGGTACAAGTAGCTCGTGGTAACCGTAAAGATATGATCCAACGTATCACAAATGAAATTAAAGGTAGATTGGAAGATGTGGGGATTAATGCTCGTGTATTTGGTCGTGAGAAGCACCTGTACGCAATTTATCAAAAAATGAAACTTAAAGATCAGCAGTTTCATTCGATTATGGACATTTATGCCTTCCGAGCAGTGGTGAAAGATATTGACACTTGCTACCGTGTGTTAGGTCAAATGCACGGTTTATATAAACCGCGTCCAGGTCGTGTAAAAGATTATATTGCTGTACCCAAAGCCAATGGCTATCAGTCATTACACACCTCGATGATTGGTCCACATGGTGTACCAGTAGAAGTGCAGATACGTACTGAAGAAATGGATCAAATGGCAGAGATGGGTGTTGCTGCGCATTGGGCGTATAAAGAAGGTGGTAAAAATGACAGTACGACGGTGCAAATTCGCGCACAACGCTGGCTACAAAGCTTAATTGAATTACAACAAAGTGTGGGTAACTCGTTTGAGTTTATTGAAAGCGTTAAATCAGAATTTTTCCCGAAAGAAATTTATGTTTTTACGCCCAAAGGTCGCATTGTTGAACTGCCAGTGGGGGCTACTCCTGTGGATTTCGCTTACGCAGTGCATACTGATATTGGACATAGTTGTATCGCAGCGAATGTGGATCGTAAATCTTATCCGCTATCACAAGCATTAACATCAGGGCAAACTGTCGATATTATTACCTTGCCAAATTCACAACCTAGTGCAGGTTGGTTGAATTTCGTGGTAACTGCTAAAGCTCGCACTAATATTCGTAACTTCCTAAAAAATCTTCGTGGTGGTGAGGCATTGGCACTTGGAAAGCGTCAATTGAGCCGAGCATTGGCGCCAACAAAAGTTGAAGATCTTGCTCCAGAAAAGGTTCAAACATTATTAACAGAACTTAAATTAGAAAGTTTTGATAATTTATTAATCGAAATTGGTCTTGGCAATCAAATGAGTGCAGTAATTGCATATCGCCTTTTAGGTGAGTTGATAGAAATTGATACAGATGGCGATACGAGTAATAATAAACACCCACTTGAAATTAAAAATACAGGTGGTTTACTCACTACATTTGCACAATGTTGTCATCCTATCCCGGGCGATCCAATTGTGGCGTATACTAGCTCTGGTAAAGGATTGGTAATTCACCATGAATTTTGTGCTAACTTAAAAAACCATAAAGATAGTCCAGAACATTATATACCTGTTGAATGGGAACAAAGCGATAATATAATTGATTTTGAGGCTGAACTACGAATCGAGATGATTAATCAGCATGGTGCTTTACCAAACCTCACAACAGCGATTTCTTCTTTAGGTAGCAACATTCAAAGTATTTGGACTGAAGAACAAGAAGGGCGTATGTATCAGATTATCGTATTATTAACAGTAACTGATACAAAACATCTTGCGAATATCATTCGTAAAATTAAAACAATACCAGGTTTTGTGAATATTGAACGTAATATCAATCAATGA
- the gmk gene encoding guanylate kinase yields MAQGNLYILSAPSGAGKSSLISALLNQQDNNKMMVSVSHTTRLPRPGESHGVHYYFVSVEEFEALIEQDLFLEYARVFGGNYYGTSLPAIEENLAKGIDVFLDIDWQGAQQIRQKVPNVKSIFILPPSLVELERRLIGRGQDSEEVIANRMSKAIEEISHYNEYDYVIVNDVFEQALADLQAILRAERLTLVHQDKQNQALIEQLLAK; encoded by the coding sequence ATGGCTCAAGGTAATTTATATATTCTTTCTGCACCCAGTGGAGCAGGTAAATCTTCATTAATTTCGGCATTATTAAATCAGCAAGATAATAATAAAATGATGGTATCTGTTTCGCATACTACAAGACTACCACGCCCTGGTGAGAGCCACGGTGTACATTATTATTTTGTGTCAGTTGAGGAATTTGAAGCATTGATCGAGCAGGATTTATTCCTCGAGTATGCAAGAGTCTTTGGTGGTAATTATTACGGTACCTCATTGCCGGCGATTGAGGAAAATCTTGCGAAAGGGATCGATGTATTTTTAGATATTGATTGGCAAGGTGCGCAGCAAATACGCCAAAAAGTGCCTAACGTAAAAAGCATTTTTATTTTACCACCATCGTTAGTTGAGCTAGAGCGTCGTTTGATTGGTCGTGGGCAAGATAGTGAAGAAGTGATCGCAAATCGTATGTCTAAAGCGATTGAAGAAATTTCACATTACAATGAATATGATTATGTGATTGTTAATGATGTGTTTGAACAAGCATTAGCAGATTTACAAGCAATTTTACGCGCAGAGCGTTTAACTTTAGTACATCAAGACAAACAAAATCAGGCTTTAATTGAACAATTACTAGCAAAATAG